Proteins encoded within one genomic window of Thunnus albacares chromosome 13, fThuAlb1.1, whole genome shotgun sequence:
- the LOC122995587 gene encoding NEDD4 family-interacting protein 1-like isoform X2 has translation MAEPSARYQQLPNEEDPEESSQVAADAPPPYSSIAVDNAAYFDYKEDGVFPKPPSYNVATTLPSYDEAERTKAETTVPLVTGRDEDFVTRDDFEDADQLRIGNDGIFMLTFFMAFLFNWIGFFLSFCLTTSAAGRYGAISGFGLSLIKWILIVRFSTYFPGYFDGQYWLWWVFLVLGFLLFLRGFINYARIRKMADTFSTLPRTRVLFIY, from the exons ATGGCCGAACCGAGCGCCAGATATCAGCAG CTGCCCAATGAAGAGGACCCAGAAGAGAGTTCACAGGTAGCAGCCGACGCTCCGCCCCCGTACAGCAGCATCGCAGTGGACAATGCTG CATACTTTGACTACAAAGAAGACGGGGTTTTCCCCAAACCTCCATCCTACAACGTAGCAACTACGCTACCTTCCTATGATGAAGCAGAAAGAACCAAAGCTGAGACTACTGTTCCCCTGGTAACCGGAAGA GACGAAGACTTTGTGACCAGAGACGACTTCGAAGATGCTGATCAGCTGAGGATAGGAAATGATGGCATCTTCATGCTCACTTTCTTCA TGGCATTCCTGTTCAATTGGATCGgtttcttcctgtctttctgtTTGACCACCTCAGCGGCCGGCCGCTACGGGGCCATCTCAGGCTTTGGCCTCTCCCTCATCAAATGGATCCTCATAGTCAGG TTCTCCACATACTTCCCTGGTTACTTTGATGGACAGTACTGGCTGTGGTGGGTGTTCCTGGTCTTGG GCTTCTTGCTCTTCCTCCGAGGATTCATCAACTACGCCAGAATCCGCAAGATGGCTGACACCTTCTCCACCCTGCCCCGCACCCGAGTGCTCTTCATCTACTGA
- the LOC122995587 gene encoding NEDD4 family-interacting protein 1-like isoform X1, translating into MAEPSARYQQLPNEEDPEESSQVAADAPPPYSSIAVDNAAYFDYKEDGVFPKPPSYNVATTLPSYDEAERTKAETTVPLVTGRQPQHRERLETFDDVIRSSLEDEDFVTRDDFEDADQLRIGNDGIFMLTFFMAFLFNWIGFFLSFCLTTSAAGRYGAISGFGLSLIKWILIVRFSTYFPGYFDGQYWLWWVFLVLGFLLFLRGFINYARIRKMADTFSTLPRTRVLFIY; encoded by the exons ATGGCCGAACCGAGCGCCAGATATCAGCAG CTGCCCAATGAAGAGGACCCAGAAGAGAGTTCACAGGTAGCAGCCGACGCTCCGCCCCCGTACAGCAGCATCGCAGTGGACAATGCTG CATACTTTGACTACAAAGAAGACGGGGTTTTCCCCAAACCTCCATCCTACAACGTAGCAACTACGCTACCTTCCTATGATGAAGCAGAAAGAACCAAAGCTGAGACTACTGTTCCCCTGGTAACCGGAAGA cagcctcagcaCAGGGAACGCCTGGAGACTTTTGACGATGTTATTCGCAGTTCACTGGAG GACGAAGACTTTGTGACCAGAGACGACTTCGAAGATGCTGATCAGCTGAGGATAGGAAATGATGGCATCTTCATGCTCACTTTCTTCA TGGCATTCCTGTTCAATTGGATCGgtttcttcctgtctttctgtTTGACCACCTCAGCGGCCGGCCGCTACGGGGCCATCTCAGGCTTTGGCCTCTCCCTCATCAAATGGATCCTCATAGTCAGG TTCTCCACATACTTCCCTGGTTACTTTGATGGACAGTACTGGCTGTGGTGGGTGTTCCTGGTCTTGG GCTTCTTGCTCTTCCTCCGAGGATTCATCAACTACGCCAGAATCCGCAAGATGGCTGACACCTTCTCCACCCTGCCCCGCACCCGAGTGCTCTTCATCTACTGA
- the endou2 gene encoding poly(U)-specific endoribonuclease-B: MIESDRELSSMVQELWDNDVNRLKPGKDYRISLQGKAGDSMANDNNDGAGYPLFTFVDENIFKKETFLAFISLLDNYVSDTGEPEIVTPEEVAENHKFLDSIVKTPTMKIAHKYLVEKHLSPRDETQFKEQLYRIWFELYARRGSSRPDSSGFEHVFVGETRGGRTVIGFHNWIQLYLQEKLGHIDYKGYSVTANSPQPDENKHILALQFSWKNGIKPKGSIFIGVSPEFEFALYTLCFLSSPNERVKVQFSFYEVEIVCHHYNQKHIGTTYPVLLNYQKHK, from the exons ATGATTGAGAGTGACAGAGAGCTGTCGTCCATGGTGCAGGAACTATGGGACAATGATGTCAACAGACTCAAACCTGGAAAAGACTACAGGATCTCTCTGCAg GGCAAAGCTGGAGACAGCATGGCCAACGACAACAACGATGGAGCAGGATATcctctgtttacatttgttgatgagaacattttcaaaaaggaGACTTTTTTAG cctttatctctctcttgGATAACTATGTGAGTGACACCGGCGAGCCAGAGATTGTAACCCCCGAGGAGGTGGCAGAGAACCACAAGTTCCTGGACTCCATCGTTAAGACTCCCACTATGAAG ATAGCTCATAAATACCTGGTAGAGAAGCACCTCTCTCCTCGGGATGAGACGCAATTCAAGGAGCAGCTGTACAGGATCTGGTTTGAACTTTATGCAAGGAGAGGATCCAGCAG GCCAGACTCTTCGGGTTTTGAACACGTGTTTGTTGGAGAGACGAGAGGAGGGCGGACTGTCATCGGCTTTCACAACTGGATCCAGCTCTACTTACAAGAGAAGCTGGGACACATCGATTACAAAGGCTACAGCGTCACTGCAAATTCACCCCAG CCCGATGAGAACAAACACATCCTGGCGCTACAGTTCAGCTGGAAGAACGGTATAAAGCCCAAGGGCAGCATCTTCATTGGCGTCAGTCCTGAGTTCGAGTTCGCCCTCTACactctctgtttcctctcctcaccCAATGAGCGTGTCAAAGTCCAGTTCAGTTTCTACGAGGTGGAGATTGTTTGCCACCACTACAACCAAAAGCACATAGGCACCACTTACCCTGTGCTCCTTAATTACCAGAAACATAAGTAA